One Triplophysa dalaica isolate WHDGS20190420 chromosome 1, ASM1584641v1, whole genome shotgun sequence DNA segment encodes these proteins:
- the bcl6b gene encoding B-cell CLL/lymphoma 6 member B protein isoform X2, producing MKMEGYIKEFTRHSNDVLLNLNELRNRDILTDATLLVGTTKLRAHCAVLIACSGFFYTIFSCRVNGACGKQGLSLTLPEGMDAGSVSLLLDFMYTSRLPLTPGTVSGVLAAATYLQMEHVADTCRTFIQYSQRVSVSPSLMEPTSRAPFGGRSPPAHPNIFSSPSRPTADAEDPTPDRARVPEERTSLDSVTSVPMSQTLKSEELESSPSTPPNLFLDSPSPSTGHPNSPAESSSCNLSPQFKKRTDSKSTPYPKACNWKKYKYIVLNPLCTTPIKEEGPEENHQGQSQSSFGGDKMKISSKTANDVWTRQEPGLNNRKFPSFPYTASQQKSFTPHHAVEGNFQPLTLSVTEDKGLCSPFICTPVLEIANHGINQSHLLDQHPIKFENFSTPLSYSGNKVSTKQSCRGDKPYCCNVCGAQFNRPANLKTHSRIHSGEKPYRCDTCGARFVQVAHLRAHVLIHTGEKPYPCNTCGTRFRHLQTLKSHLRIHTGEKPYSCDKCLLYFRHKSQLRLHLRQKHGAITNTKIRYKVLADPYQHGSTLLQAC from the exons ATGAAGATGGAGGGGTACATTAAAGAGTTCACACGCCACTCCAATGATGTATTGTTGAACTTAAATGAACTGCGAAATCGGGATATTCTGACAGATGCCACACTGCTAGTGGGCACCACCAAGCTGCGCGCCCACTGCGCTGTGCTTATCGCATGCAG TGGATTCTTCTACACAATCTTCTCTTGTCGAGTAAATGGTGCTTGTGGTAAGCAAGGTCTCTCTCTTACCCTTCCGGAGGGGATGGACGCGGGTAGCGTGTCCCTGCTGCTGGACTTCATGTACACCTCCCGCCTCCCTCTCACACCTGGTACTGTCTCTGGAGTGCTCGCCGCTGCCACCTACCTACAGATGGAGCATGTTGCAGACACCTGTCGAACATTTATTCAGTACAG TCAGAGAGTTTCTGTGAGTCCCTCTTTAATGGAACCAACCTCAAGAGCGCCCTTCGGTGGCAGGTCACCACCTGCTCATCCCAATATCTTCTCCTCCCCCTCCAGGCCTACAGCAGACGCAGAAGATCCCACACCAGACCGAGCCAG GGTGCCCGAAGAAAGAACCTCATTGGATTCAGTAACTTCAGTCCCCATGTCTCAGACTCTGAAATCAGAGGAACTTGAGTCTTCACCTTCAACTCCCCCCAACCTGTTCCTAGACAGTCCATCTCCTTCAACAGGTCATCCCAACTCACCTGCTGAATCCAGCAGCTGTAATCTCTCTCCCCAATTTAAG AAGCGAACTGATTCTAAGTCCACTCCGTATCCAAAAGCCTGTAACTGGAAGAAGTACAAGTATATTGTCCTCAACCCTCTGTGTACCACACCTATAAAGGAGGAAGGGCCTGAAGAGAATCATCAAGGTCAAAGCCAATCGTCTTTTGGGGGTGATAAGATGAAAATCTCATCTAAGACGGCCAATGATGTGTGGACAAGGCAGGAACCTGGGCTGAATAATAG GAAATTCCCATCTTTTCCGTATACCGCATCACAGCAAAAATCTTTTACTCCCCATCATGCTGTTGAAGGGAATTTTCAACCCCTTACTCTTTCAGTCACGGAGGACAAAG gtCTCTGTAGTCCATTTATCTGCACCCCAGTATTAGAAATAGCCAATCATGGTATCAATCAAAGTCATTTGTTGGACCAACATCCAATCAAATTCGAGAACTTTTCTACACCGCTCTCTTACTCTGGAAATAAAGTCAGCACAAAACAGTCATGTAGAG GAGACAAGCCGTACTGCTGTAATGTGTGTGGGGCACAATTTAACCGGCCTGCAAATCTAAAGACTCACTCCCGCATCCACTCTGGCGAGAAGCCATACCGTTGTGACACATGTGGAGCCAGATTTGTCCAG GTTGCTCACCTGCGTGCCCACGTCCTGATCCATACTGGGGAAAAGCCATATCCATGTAACACCTGTGGAACACGTTTCCGCCACCTTCAGACGCTGAAGAGCCACCTGCgtattcacactggagagaaaccataCAGC tGTGACAAATGTCTCCTGTACTTCCGTCATAAGAGCCAGCTGAGGCTTCACCTGAGACAGAAACATGGCGCGATTACCAACACCAAGATCCGTTACAAGGTTCTGGCCGACCCATACCAACATGGATCCACCTTACTACAAGCATGCTAA
- the bcl6b gene encoding B-cell CLL/lymphoma 6 member B protein isoform X1 — MQVEEEHQKPSGHAADTHVMKMEGYIKEFTRHSNDVLLNLNELRNRDILTDATLLVGTTKLRAHCAVLIACSGFFYTIFSCRVNGACGKQGLSLTLPEGMDAGSVSLLLDFMYTSRLPLTPGTVSGVLAAATYLQMEHVADTCRTFIQYSQRVSVSPSLMEPTSRAPFGGRSPPAHPNIFSSPSRPTADAEDPTPDRARVPEERTSLDSVTSVPMSQTLKSEELESSPSTPPNLFLDSPSPSTGHPNSPAESSSCNLSPQFKKRTDSKSTPYPKACNWKKYKYIVLNPLCTTPIKEEGPEENHQGQSQSSFGGDKMKISSKTANDVWTRQEPGLNNRKFPSFPYTASQQKSFTPHHAVEGNFQPLTLSVTEDKGLCSPFICTPVLEIANHGINQSHLLDQHPIKFENFSTPLSYSGNKVSTKQSCRGDKPYCCNVCGAQFNRPANLKTHSRIHSGEKPYRCDTCGARFVQVAHLRAHVLIHTGEKPYPCNTCGTRFRHLQTLKSHLRIHTGEKPYSCDKCLLYFRHKSQLRLHLRQKHGAITNTKIRYKVLADPYQHGSTLLQAC, encoded by the exons atgcaGGTGGAAGAAGAACATCAAAAGCCCTCAGGGCATGCTGCAGACACGCATGTGATGAAGATGGAGGGGTACATTAAAGAGTTCACACGCCACTCCAATGATGTATTGTTGAACTTAAATGAACTGCGAAATCGGGATATTCTGACAGATGCCACACTGCTAGTGGGCACCACCAAGCTGCGCGCCCACTGCGCTGTGCTTATCGCATGCAG TGGATTCTTCTACACAATCTTCTCTTGTCGAGTAAATGGTGCTTGTGGTAAGCAAGGTCTCTCTCTTACCCTTCCGGAGGGGATGGACGCGGGTAGCGTGTCCCTGCTGCTGGACTTCATGTACACCTCCCGCCTCCCTCTCACACCTGGTACTGTCTCTGGAGTGCTCGCCGCTGCCACCTACCTACAGATGGAGCATGTTGCAGACACCTGTCGAACATTTATTCAGTACAG TCAGAGAGTTTCTGTGAGTCCCTCTTTAATGGAACCAACCTCAAGAGCGCCCTTCGGTGGCAGGTCACCACCTGCTCATCCCAATATCTTCTCCTCCCCCTCCAGGCCTACAGCAGACGCAGAAGATCCCACACCAGACCGAGCCAG GGTGCCCGAAGAAAGAACCTCATTGGATTCAGTAACTTCAGTCCCCATGTCTCAGACTCTGAAATCAGAGGAACTTGAGTCTTCACCTTCAACTCCCCCCAACCTGTTCCTAGACAGTCCATCTCCTTCAACAGGTCATCCCAACTCACCTGCTGAATCCAGCAGCTGTAATCTCTCTCCCCAATTTAAG AAGCGAACTGATTCTAAGTCCACTCCGTATCCAAAAGCCTGTAACTGGAAGAAGTACAAGTATATTGTCCTCAACCCTCTGTGTACCACACCTATAAAGGAGGAAGGGCCTGAAGAGAATCATCAAGGTCAAAGCCAATCGTCTTTTGGGGGTGATAAGATGAAAATCTCATCTAAGACGGCCAATGATGTGTGGACAAGGCAGGAACCTGGGCTGAATAATAG GAAATTCCCATCTTTTCCGTATACCGCATCACAGCAAAAATCTTTTACTCCCCATCATGCTGTTGAAGGGAATTTTCAACCCCTTACTCTTTCAGTCACGGAGGACAAAG gtCTCTGTAGTCCATTTATCTGCACCCCAGTATTAGAAATAGCCAATCATGGTATCAATCAAAGTCATTTGTTGGACCAACATCCAATCAAATTCGAGAACTTTTCTACACCGCTCTCTTACTCTGGAAATAAAGTCAGCACAAAACAGTCATGTAGAG GAGACAAGCCGTACTGCTGTAATGTGTGTGGGGCACAATTTAACCGGCCTGCAAATCTAAAGACTCACTCCCGCATCCACTCTGGCGAGAAGCCATACCGTTGTGACACATGTGGAGCCAGATTTGTCCAG GTTGCTCACCTGCGTGCCCACGTCCTGATCCATACTGGGGAAAAGCCATATCCATGTAACACCTGTGGAACACGTTTCCGCCACCTTCAGACGCTGAAGAGCCACCTGCgtattcacactggagagaaaccataCAGC tGTGACAAATGTCTCCTGTACTTCCGTCATAAGAGCCAGCTGAGGCTTCACCTGAGACAGAAACATGGCGCGATTACCAACACCAAGATCCGTTACAAGGTTCTGGCCGACCCATACCAACATGGATCCACCTTACTACAAGCATGCTAA
- the trip6 gene encoding thyroid receptor-interacting protein 6 isoform X2 codes for MQHFEEKVGMSGPSWLPPRTLCSLESAITPMSHTGPAIYRPPKKGDQRPKYSMYDQTGGSGGNSMPVRYMAAGPSGNVQHQHQDDRSGSAVYHPADRYYSPGQGPKEDHHTWSPHLANQELHNRGSERHISAIDAEIDSLTCMLADLDSNPHSSTQLYDNVPYSKHLPIDRYNPPSQSGAPPPSRPSMGYPTQLQSQYHPSPPYTSTPQPDYAFPPPSSAVNKPYPQPVPASYTTASTPTGPRFTVQVKTAQPVTYSQSGRQAEQAYTPPPPRQHVSGPAQQDRLHYPDSQGQGWYPPPPPPAQEPHGDPSLYKGGSGNIPGGRPGQGPPIKRGQDEVAYQPNKGSAPQPEEELDRLTKKLVYDMNHPPTEEYFGRCARCGDNVLGDGSGCIAMEQVFHVECFTCITCHARLRGQPFYALDKKSYCESCYISTLERCSKCSEPILDRILRAMGKAYHPRCFKCVVCSCCLDGVPFTVDATSQIHCIDDFHRKFAPRCSVCSQPIMPEPGQEETVRIVALDRSFHVNCYVCEECGLLLSSEGEGRGCYPLDGHILCKSCSARRIQDLSAKISTDC; via the exons ATGCAACATTTTGAAGAG AAGGTTGGTATGTCTGGACCCAGCTGGCTGCCTCCAAGAACTCTGTGTAGCTTAGAAAGTGCCATAACACCAATGTCACACACTGGCCCTGCAATCTACAGACCACCAAAAAAAGGTGACCAGAGGCCCAAATATAGCATGTATGACCAAACTGGAGGATCAGGAGGAAACAGTATGCCTGTTAGGTATATGGCTGCTGGACCCTCAG GAAATGTACAGCACCAGCATCAAGATGATCGCTCCGGGTCTGCTGTCTATCACCCAGCCGACCGATACTACAGTCCAGGCCAGGGGCCCAAAGAGGACCACCACACGTGGAGCCCCCACCTGGCCAACCAGGAGCTTCAT AATCGGGGATCAGAGAGACACATCTCTGCTATTGATGCGGAAATTGACTCTCTTACTTGCATGTTGGCTGACCTTGATAGTAACCCTCATTCAAGCACACAG TTGTATGACAATGTGCCTTATAGCAAGCACCTCCCTATTGACCGCTATAACCCGCCCAGTCAGTCTGGGGCACCACCACCAAGCAGGCCATCTATGGGCTACCCGACTCAACTTCAGAGCCAGTACCACCCCTCCCCACCTTACACCTCTACCCCTCAGCCAGATTATGCTTTCCCCCCTCCTTCCTCCGCTGTTAACAAGCCATATCCACAACCAGTGCCTGCCTCTTACACTACCGCATCCACCCCGACTGGTCCACGCTTTACTGTTCAGGTTAAAACTGCCCAGCCAGTGACTTATTCTCAGAGCGGCCGACAGGCAGAGCAAGCCTACACCCCACCACCGCCCCGTCAGCACGTCTCTGGTCCCGCTCAGCAAGATCGCCTGCATTATCCTGATTCACAGGGGCAGGGCTGGTACCCACCTCCACCACCTCCAGCCCAAGAACCTCATGGTGATCCATCTCTCTATAAAGGGGGATCAGGAAATATTCCAGGTGGGCGACCTGGCCAGGGACCACCTATAAAGAGGGGCCAAGATGAAGTTGCATATCAGCCTAACAAG GGGTCAGCACCCCAGCCTGAAGAAGAGTTGGATCGACTCACTAAGAAGTTGGTGTATGACATGAATCATCCCCCTACCGAAGAATATTTTG gCAGATGTGCTAGATGTGGAGATAATGTTCTGGGAGATGGCAGCGGATGTATTGCGATGGAGCAGGTGTTTCACGTCGAGTGTTTCACCTGTATCACCTGTCATGCCCGTTTGAGAGGCCAGCCCTTCTATGCATTAGACAAGAAGAGCTACTGCGAGAGCTGCTATATA AGCACACTTGAGCGCTGTTCGAAATGTTCTGAGCCCATCCTAGACCGGATTCTGAGGGCGATGGGAAAGGCCTACCACCCTCGCTGCTTCAAATGTGTGGTTTGCAGCTGTTGCCTGGATGGAGTGCCTTTTACTGTAGATGCCACCTCCCAGATCCACTGTATTGATGACTTCCACAG GAAGTTTGCCCCACGTTGCTCAGTATGTAGCCAGCCCATAATGCCAGAGCCGGGGCAGGAGGAAACCGTGCGAATTGTCGCACTTGATCGCAGTTTTCATGTAAACTGCTATGTGTGTGAG GAGTGTGGACTTCTCCTCTCCTCAGAAGGTGAAGGAAGAGGCTGCTATCCCTTGGATGGCCACATTTTGTGCAAGAGCTGCAGTGCCCGTCGCATCCAAGACCTCTCTGCTAAAATCTCCACTGACTGCTaa
- the trip6 gene encoding thyroid receptor-interacting protein 6 isoform X1 — protein MGCYWKPRIASNCFKVGMSGPSWLPPRTLCSLESAITPMSHTGPAIYRPPKKGDQRPKYSMYDQTGGSGGNSMPVRYMAAGPSGNVQHQHQDDRSGSAVYHPADRYYSPGQGPKEDHHTWSPHLANQELHNRGSERHISAIDAEIDSLTCMLADLDSNPHSSTQLYDNVPYSKHLPIDRYNPPSQSGAPPPSRPSMGYPTQLQSQYHPSPPYTSTPQPDYAFPPPSSAVNKPYPQPVPASYTTASTPTGPRFTVQVKTAQPVTYSQSGRQAEQAYTPPPPRQHVSGPAQQDRLHYPDSQGQGWYPPPPPPAQEPHGDPSLYKGGSGNIPGGRPGQGPPIKRGQDEVAYQPNKGSAPQPEEELDRLTKKLVYDMNHPPTEEYFGRCARCGDNVLGDGSGCIAMEQVFHVECFTCITCHARLRGQPFYALDKKSYCESCYISTLERCSKCSEPILDRILRAMGKAYHPRCFKCVVCSCCLDGVPFTVDATSQIHCIDDFHRKFAPRCSVCSQPIMPEPGQEETVRIVALDRSFHVNCYVCEECGLLLSSEGEGRGCYPLDGHILCKSCSARRIQDLSAKISTDC, from the exons ATGGGTTGCTACTGGAAACCCAGAATAGCTTCAAATTGTTTT AAGGTTGGTATGTCTGGACCCAGCTGGCTGCCTCCAAGAACTCTGTGTAGCTTAGAAAGTGCCATAACACCAATGTCACACACTGGCCCTGCAATCTACAGACCACCAAAAAAAGGTGACCAGAGGCCCAAATATAGCATGTATGACCAAACTGGAGGATCAGGAGGAAACAGTATGCCTGTTAGGTATATGGCTGCTGGACCCTCAG GAAATGTACAGCACCAGCATCAAGATGATCGCTCCGGGTCTGCTGTCTATCACCCAGCCGACCGATACTACAGTCCAGGCCAGGGGCCCAAAGAGGACCACCACACGTGGAGCCCCCACCTGGCCAACCAGGAGCTTCAT AATCGGGGATCAGAGAGACACATCTCTGCTATTGATGCGGAAATTGACTCTCTTACTTGCATGTTGGCTGACCTTGATAGTAACCCTCATTCAAGCACACAG TTGTATGACAATGTGCCTTATAGCAAGCACCTCCCTATTGACCGCTATAACCCGCCCAGTCAGTCTGGGGCACCACCACCAAGCAGGCCATCTATGGGCTACCCGACTCAACTTCAGAGCCAGTACCACCCCTCCCCACCTTACACCTCTACCCCTCAGCCAGATTATGCTTTCCCCCCTCCTTCCTCCGCTGTTAACAAGCCATATCCACAACCAGTGCCTGCCTCTTACACTACCGCATCCACCCCGACTGGTCCACGCTTTACTGTTCAGGTTAAAACTGCCCAGCCAGTGACTTATTCTCAGAGCGGCCGACAGGCAGAGCAAGCCTACACCCCACCACCGCCCCGTCAGCACGTCTCTGGTCCCGCTCAGCAAGATCGCCTGCATTATCCTGATTCACAGGGGCAGGGCTGGTACCCACCTCCACCACCTCCAGCCCAAGAACCTCATGGTGATCCATCTCTCTATAAAGGGGGATCAGGAAATATTCCAGGTGGGCGACCTGGCCAGGGACCACCTATAAAGAGGGGCCAAGATGAAGTTGCATATCAGCCTAACAAG GGGTCAGCACCCCAGCCTGAAGAAGAGTTGGATCGACTCACTAAGAAGTTGGTGTATGACATGAATCATCCCCCTACCGAAGAATATTTTG gCAGATGTGCTAGATGTGGAGATAATGTTCTGGGAGATGGCAGCGGATGTATTGCGATGGAGCAGGTGTTTCACGTCGAGTGTTTCACCTGTATCACCTGTCATGCCCGTTTGAGAGGCCAGCCCTTCTATGCATTAGACAAGAAGAGCTACTGCGAGAGCTGCTATATA AGCACACTTGAGCGCTGTTCGAAATGTTCTGAGCCCATCCTAGACCGGATTCTGAGGGCGATGGGAAAGGCCTACCACCCTCGCTGCTTCAAATGTGTGGTTTGCAGCTGTTGCCTGGATGGAGTGCCTTTTACTGTAGATGCCACCTCCCAGATCCACTGTATTGATGACTTCCACAG GAAGTTTGCCCCACGTTGCTCAGTATGTAGCCAGCCCATAATGCCAGAGCCGGGGCAGGAGGAAACCGTGCGAATTGTCGCACTTGATCGCAGTTTTCATGTAAACTGCTATGTGTGTGAG GAGTGTGGACTTCTCCTCTCCTCAGAAGGTGAAGGAAGAGGCTGCTATCCCTTGGATGGCCACATTTTGTGCAAGAGCTGCAGTGCCCGTCGCATCCAAGACCTCTCTGCTAAAATCTCCACTGACTGCTaa
- the trip6 gene encoding thyroid receptor-interacting protein 6 isoform X3: MSGPSWLPPRTLCSLESAITPMSHTGPAIYRPPKKGDQRPKYSMYDQTGGSGGNSMPVRYMAAGPSGNVQHQHQDDRSGSAVYHPADRYYSPGQGPKEDHHTWSPHLANQELHNRGSERHISAIDAEIDSLTCMLADLDSNPHSSTQLYDNVPYSKHLPIDRYNPPSQSGAPPPSRPSMGYPTQLQSQYHPSPPYTSTPQPDYAFPPPSSAVNKPYPQPVPASYTTASTPTGPRFTVQVKTAQPVTYSQSGRQAEQAYTPPPPRQHVSGPAQQDRLHYPDSQGQGWYPPPPPPAQEPHGDPSLYKGGSGNIPGGRPGQGPPIKRGQDEVAYQPNKGSAPQPEEELDRLTKKLVYDMNHPPTEEYFGRCARCGDNVLGDGSGCIAMEQVFHVECFTCITCHARLRGQPFYALDKKSYCESCYISTLERCSKCSEPILDRILRAMGKAYHPRCFKCVVCSCCLDGVPFTVDATSQIHCIDDFHRKFAPRCSVCSQPIMPEPGQEETVRIVALDRSFHVNCYVCEECGLLLSSEGEGRGCYPLDGHILCKSCSARRIQDLSAKISTDC, encoded by the exons ATGTCTGGACCCAGCTGGCTGCCTCCAAGAACTCTGTGTAGCTTAGAAAGTGCCATAACACCAATGTCACACACTGGCCCTGCAATCTACAGACCACCAAAAAAAGGTGACCAGAGGCCCAAATATAGCATGTATGACCAAACTGGAGGATCAGGAGGAAACAGTATGCCTGTTAGGTATATGGCTGCTGGACCCTCAG GAAATGTACAGCACCAGCATCAAGATGATCGCTCCGGGTCTGCTGTCTATCACCCAGCCGACCGATACTACAGTCCAGGCCAGGGGCCCAAAGAGGACCACCACACGTGGAGCCCCCACCTGGCCAACCAGGAGCTTCAT AATCGGGGATCAGAGAGACACATCTCTGCTATTGATGCGGAAATTGACTCTCTTACTTGCATGTTGGCTGACCTTGATAGTAACCCTCATTCAAGCACACAG TTGTATGACAATGTGCCTTATAGCAAGCACCTCCCTATTGACCGCTATAACCCGCCCAGTCAGTCTGGGGCACCACCACCAAGCAGGCCATCTATGGGCTACCCGACTCAACTTCAGAGCCAGTACCACCCCTCCCCACCTTACACCTCTACCCCTCAGCCAGATTATGCTTTCCCCCCTCCTTCCTCCGCTGTTAACAAGCCATATCCACAACCAGTGCCTGCCTCTTACACTACCGCATCCACCCCGACTGGTCCACGCTTTACTGTTCAGGTTAAAACTGCCCAGCCAGTGACTTATTCTCAGAGCGGCCGACAGGCAGAGCAAGCCTACACCCCACCACCGCCCCGTCAGCACGTCTCTGGTCCCGCTCAGCAAGATCGCCTGCATTATCCTGATTCACAGGGGCAGGGCTGGTACCCACCTCCACCACCTCCAGCCCAAGAACCTCATGGTGATCCATCTCTCTATAAAGGGGGATCAGGAAATATTCCAGGTGGGCGACCTGGCCAGGGACCACCTATAAAGAGGGGCCAAGATGAAGTTGCATATCAGCCTAACAAG GGGTCAGCACCCCAGCCTGAAGAAGAGTTGGATCGACTCACTAAGAAGTTGGTGTATGACATGAATCATCCCCCTACCGAAGAATATTTTG gCAGATGTGCTAGATGTGGAGATAATGTTCTGGGAGATGGCAGCGGATGTATTGCGATGGAGCAGGTGTTTCACGTCGAGTGTTTCACCTGTATCACCTGTCATGCCCGTTTGAGAGGCCAGCCCTTCTATGCATTAGACAAGAAGAGCTACTGCGAGAGCTGCTATATA AGCACACTTGAGCGCTGTTCGAAATGTTCTGAGCCCATCCTAGACCGGATTCTGAGGGCGATGGGAAAGGCCTACCACCCTCGCTGCTTCAAATGTGTGGTTTGCAGCTGTTGCCTGGATGGAGTGCCTTTTACTGTAGATGCCACCTCCCAGATCCACTGTATTGATGACTTCCACAG GAAGTTTGCCCCACGTTGCTCAGTATGTAGCCAGCCCATAATGCCAGAGCCGGGGCAGGAGGAAACCGTGCGAATTGTCGCACTTGATCGCAGTTTTCATGTAAACTGCTATGTGTGTGAG GAGTGTGGACTTCTCCTCTCCTCAGAAGGTGAAGGAAGAGGCTGCTATCCCTTGGATGGCCACATTTTGTGCAAGAGCTGCAGTGCCCGTCGCATCCAAGACCTCTCTGCTAAAATCTCCACTGACTGCTaa
- the sst5 gene encoding somatostatin-1A: MFSQLWVVMVTLSVSLLVGSISSAPREDMLLQILRSEVEPKEYELQDLSRLLLLKHLSESVAPEEKDVLTAIDDLDVRNEVVRELPLSQRERKAGCRNFYWKTFTSC, translated from the exons ATGTTCTCCCAGTTGTGGGTGGTTATGGTGACTCTATCAGTCTCTTTACTGGTGGGCAGCATCAGTTCTGCACCACGAGAAGACATGCTGTTACAGATACTCCGATCTGAAGTAGAACCCAAAGAATACGAG CTCCAGGATCTTTCTCGATTGCTGTTGCTGAAGCATCTTTCCGAGTCAGTGGCTCCAGAGGAGAAAGATGTCCTTACAGCCATTGATGATCTTGATGTTCGTAATGAAGTGGTCCGTGAGCTTCCCCTCTCTCAGCGTGAACGAAAAGCGGGCTGCCGgaatttttactggaaaacctTCACCTCTTGTTAG